From the genome of Vulpes lagopus strain Blue_001 chromosome 2, ASM1834538v1, whole genome shotgun sequence, one region includes:
- the LOC121484241 gene encoding cytosolic phospholipase A2 beta-like isoform X3, whose translation MLPLVAVLLWGKDRAQHTLGDIQYWWRNVLSSLGVRAWKAGLAPRVTGGCFQDRLCRAACQQWHPGESEGRVQLVVPGSCEGSQDASVGAGSFCFHCPACWEQELGILLQDAPHEQLKVPLRALPSGQVVRLVFPTSQEPLMRVELRKEEGPRELAVRLGCGPCAEEQAFLSRRKRVVARALKQVLQLGEDLQEDEIPVVAVMATGGGIRAMVSLYGQLAGLRELGLLDCISYITGASGSTWALANLYEDPEWSQKDLAGPTESLKTQVTKSKLGVLAPSQLQRYQRELGERARLGHPACFTNLWALICEALLHDEPHNHTLSDQREALSHGQNPLPIYCALNTKEKKLSTFEFGEWCEFSPYEVGFPKYGAFIPSELFGSEFFMGRLTKRLPESRICFLEGIWSNLYAANLQDSLYWASDPSQFWDRWAQDQANLDKEQVPLLKIEEPPTGTGRIVEFFTDLLTRRPLAQATHNFLHGLHFHKDYFQHPYFSTWKATKLDGLPNQLTPAEPHLCLLDVGYLINTSFPPLLRPTRDVDLILSLDYNLQGAFQQLQLLGRWCQEQGIPFPPISPSAGEQQQPGECHSFLDPDCPEAPAVLHFPLVDDSFQEYSAPGIRRTPEEKAAGEVNLSSSDSPYHYSKVTYSPEDTDKLLRLTHYNICNNREQLLKALRAAVQRRRQRHPQ comes from the exons ATGCTTCCTTTGGTGGCAGTGCTTCTTTGGGGGAAGGACAGAGCCCAGCATACCCTGGGAGACATCCAGTATTGGTGGAGGAATGTCCTGTCGTCCTTGGGGGTGAGAGCATGGAAAGCGGGACTTGCACCGAGGGTCACTGGGGGCTGTTTCCAGGACAGACTGTGTCGAGCAGCTTGTCAGCAATGGCATCCTGGTG AGTCAGAAGGCAGAGTTCAACTTGTGGTTCCTGGGTCCTGTGAGGGTTCACAGGATGCCTCCGTGGGTGCCGGCTCCTTCTGCTTCCATTGCCCAGCCTGCTGGGAGCAGGAGCTGGGTATTCTTCTGCAG GATGCCCCTCACGAGCAACTGAAGGTGCCCCTCAGGGCCTTGCCCTCTGGCCAAGTGGTGAGGCTTGTCTTCCCTACATCCCAG GAGCCCCTGATGAGGGTGGAGCTGAGGAAAGAAGAAGG ACCGAGGGAGCTGGCTGTGCGTCTAGGCTGCGGACCGTGTGCCGAGGAGCAGGCCTTCCTGAGCCGGAGGAAGCGGGTGGTGGCCAGAGCCCTGAAGCAGGTCCTGCAGCTGGGTGAAGACCTGCAGGAGGACGAG ATTCCAGTGGTGGCAGTTATGGCCACTGGCGGTGGGATCCGGGCGATGGTTTCCCTCTATGGACAGCTGGCTGGACTGAGGGAGCTGGGTCTCTTGGATTGCATCTCCTATATCACAGGGGCCTCAGGCTCCACCTG GGCTTTGGCCAACCTCTACGAGGACCCGGAATGGTCTCAGAAGGACCTGGCAGGGCCGACCGAGTCACTGAAGACACAGGTGACCAAGAGCAAGTTGGGTGTACTCGCTCCCAGCCAGCTGCAGCGGTACCAGCGGGAGCTGGGGGAGCGTGCCCGCCTGGGCCACCCGGCCTGCTTCACCAACCTGTGGGCCCTCATCTGCGAGGCACTGCTGCACGATGAG CCCCATAACCACACACTCTCAGACCAGCGAGAGGCCCTGAGTCACGGCCAGAACCCTCTGCCCATCTACTGTGCCCTTAATACCAAGGAGAAGAAGCTGAGCACCTTTGAATTTGGAG AGTGGTGTGAGTTCTCCCCCTATGAGGTTGGCTTTCCCAAGTATGGTGCCTTCATCCCCTCTGAGCTCTTCGGCTCTGAGTTCTTCATGGGGCGCCTGACCAAGCGGCTTCCTGAGTCCCGAATCTGCTTCCTCGAAG GTATCTGGAGCAACCTATATGCAGCCAACCTCCAGGATAGTTTATACTGGGCCTCAGACCCCAGTCAGTTCTGGGACCGCTGGGCACAGGATCAGGCCAACCTGG ACAAGGAGCAGGTCCCTCTTCTAAAGATAGAAGAGCCTCCCACTGGGACTGGCAGGATTGTTGAGTTTTTCACTGACCTTCTGACGCGGCGCCCACTGGCCCAGGCCACCCACAATTTCCTGCATGGCCTCCATTTCCACAAGGATTACTTCCAACATCCTTACTTCTCTACCTGGAAAG CCACCAAACTGGATGGGCTCCCCAACCAGCTGACACCTGCAGAGCCCCACCTTTGCCTGCTGGATGTTGGCTACCTTATCAACACCAGCTTCCCGCCCCTTCTGCGGCCCACACGGGACGTGGACCTCATCCTGTCGCTGGATTACAACCTCCAAGGAGCCTTTCAG CAACTTCAGCTCCTGGGCCGGTGGTGCCAGGAGCAGGGCATCCCGTTCCCGCCCATCTCACCCAGCGCTGgagagcagcagcagccaggagAGTGCCATTCGTTTTTGGACCCAGACTGCCCCGAGGCCCCAGCTGTGCTGCACTTCCCTCTGGTGGATGACTCCTTCCAGGAGTACTCGGCCCCTG GCATCCGGCGCACACCGGAGGAAAAAGCAGCGGGGGAGGTGAACCTATCTTCCTCCGACTCCCCCTACCACTACTCCAAGGTGACCTACAGCCCAGAGGACACGGACAAGCTGCTGCGCCTGACCCACTACAACATCTGCAACAACCGGGAGCAGCTGCTAAAGGCCCTGCGTGCGGCTGTGCAGCGGAGGCGGCAGCGCCACCCCCAGTGA
- the LOC121484241 gene encoding cytosolic phospholipase A2 beta-like isoform X1 — protein sequence MKKPWRRYPGSHWTHWLQIWPGTPVTVRPGPFAARCRPVRFSTCRPCGSTTSSSPMVALLAKVPGTCLLTVRVLQAHGLPSKDLVTPSDCYVSLWLPTASSHRLQTRTVKNCRNPIWNQSFRFRIHSQLKNVLQLQVFDQDLLTSDDPMLSVLFDVGTLQAGEFRRESFSLNPQGEERLEVEFRLQRLTDCVEQLVSNGILVARELSCLHVRLEEAGNQKQSEGRVQLVVPGSCEGSQDASVGAGSFCFHCPACWEQELGILLQDAPHEQLKVPLRALPSGQVVRLVFPTSQEPLMRVELRKEEGPRELAVRLGCGPCAEEQAFLSRRKRVVARALKQVLQLGEDLQEDEIPVVAVMATGGGIRAMVSLYGQLAGLRELGLLDCISYITGASGSTWALANLYEDPEWSQKDLAGPTESLKTQVTKSKLGVLAPSQLQRYQRELGERARLGHPACFTNLWALICEALLHDEPHNHTLSDQREALSHGQNPLPIYCALNTKEKKLSTFEFGEWCEFSPYEVGFPKYGAFIPSELFGSEFFMGRLTKRLPESRICFLEGIWSNLYAANLQDSLYWASDPSQFWDRWAQDQANLDKEQVPLLKIEEPPTGTGRIVEFFTDLLTRRPLAQATHNFLHGLHFHKDYFQHPYFSTWKATKLDGLPNQLTPAEPHLCLLDVGYLINTSFPPLLRPTRDVDLILSLDYNLQGAFQQLQLLGRWCQEQGIPFPPISPSAGEQQQPGECHSFLDPDCPEAPAVLHFPLVDDSFQEYSAPGIRRTPEEKAAGEVNLSSSDSPYHYSKVTYSPEDTDKLLRLTHYNICNNREQLLKALRAAVQRRRQRHPQ from the exons GTACCCTGGATCCCACTGGACCCACTGGCTCCAGATCTGGCCCGGTACCCCAGTTACAGTCAGGCCCGGGCCCTTTGCTGCACGGTGCAGGCCGGTGAGATTCTCTACCTGCCGGCCCTGTGGTTCCACCACGTCCAGCAGTCCCATGGTTGCATTGCTG gCAAAGGTTCCTGGGACCTGCCTGCTCACCGTTCGTGTCCTACAGGCCCATGGCCTGCCCTCGAAGGACTTAG TGACCCCCTCTGACTGCTACGTAAGCCTTTGGCTGCCCACAGCCTCTAGCCACAGGCTCCAGACTCGCACAGTCAAGAACTGCAGAAATCCCATCTGGAATCAGAGCTTTCGCTTTCGAATCCATAGCCAGCTCAAG AATGTCTTACAGCTACAAGTCTTTGACCAGGACCTTCTGACCAGTGATGACCCCATGTTGTCAGTGCTGTTTGATGTGGGGACTTTGCAGGCTGGGGAGTTCCGCCGAGAGAGCTTCTCATTGAACCCTCAG GGCGAGGAGCGGCTAGAAGTTGAATTTCGGCTGCAGAGACT GACAGACTGTGTCGAGCAGCTTGTCAGCAATGGCATCCTGGTG GCCCGGGAGCTCTCCTGCTTGCACGTTCGactggaggaggcagggaacCAGAAAC AGTCAGAAGGCAGAGTTCAACTTGTGGTTCCTGGGTCCTGTGAGGGTTCACAGGATGCCTCCGTGGGTGCCGGCTCCTTCTGCTTCCATTGCCCAGCCTGCTGGGAGCAGGAGCTGGGTATTCTTCTGCAG GATGCCCCTCACGAGCAACTGAAGGTGCCCCTCAGGGCCTTGCCCTCTGGCCAAGTGGTGAGGCTTGTCTTCCCTACATCCCAG GAGCCCCTGATGAGGGTGGAGCTGAGGAAAGAAGAAGG ACCGAGGGAGCTGGCTGTGCGTCTAGGCTGCGGACCGTGTGCCGAGGAGCAGGCCTTCCTGAGCCGGAGGAAGCGGGTGGTGGCCAGAGCCCTGAAGCAGGTCCTGCAGCTGGGTGAAGACCTGCAGGAGGACGAG ATTCCAGTGGTGGCAGTTATGGCCACTGGCGGTGGGATCCGGGCGATGGTTTCCCTCTATGGACAGCTGGCTGGACTGAGGGAGCTGGGTCTCTTGGATTGCATCTCCTATATCACAGGGGCCTCAGGCTCCACCTG GGCTTTGGCCAACCTCTACGAGGACCCGGAATGGTCTCAGAAGGACCTGGCAGGGCCGACCGAGTCACTGAAGACACAGGTGACCAAGAGCAAGTTGGGTGTACTCGCTCCCAGCCAGCTGCAGCGGTACCAGCGGGAGCTGGGGGAGCGTGCCCGCCTGGGCCACCCGGCCTGCTTCACCAACCTGTGGGCCCTCATCTGCGAGGCACTGCTGCACGATGAG CCCCATAACCACACACTCTCAGACCAGCGAGAGGCCCTGAGTCACGGCCAGAACCCTCTGCCCATCTACTGTGCCCTTAATACCAAGGAGAAGAAGCTGAGCACCTTTGAATTTGGAG AGTGGTGTGAGTTCTCCCCCTATGAGGTTGGCTTTCCCAAGTATGGTGCCTTCATCCCCTCTGAGCTCTTCGGCTCTGAGTTCTTCATGGGGCGCCTGACCAAGCGGCTTCCTGAGTCCCGAATCTGCTTCCTCGAAG GTATCTGGAGCAACCTATATGCAGCCAACCTCCAGGATAGTTTATACTGGGCCTCAGACCCCAGTCAGTTCTGGGACCGCTGGGCACAGGATCAGGCCAACCTGG ACAAGGAGCAGGTCCCTCTTCTAAAGATAGAAGAGCCTCCCACTGGGACTGGCAGGATTGTTGAGTTTTTCACTGACCTTCTGACGCGGCGCCCACTGGCCCAGGCCACCCACAATTTCCTGCATGGCCTCCATTTCCACAAGGATTACTTCCAACATCCTTACTTCTCTACCTGGAAAG CCACCAAACTGGATGGGCTCCCCAACCAGCTGACACCTGCAGAGCCCCACCTTTGCCTGCTGGATGTTGGCTACCTTATCAACACCAGCTTCCCGCCCCTTCTGCGGCCCACACGGGACGTGGACCTCATCCTGTCGCTGGATTACAACCTCCAAGGAGCCTTTCAG CAACTTCAGCTCCTGGGCCGGTGGTGCCAGGAGCAGGGCATCCCGTTCCCGCCCATCTCACCCAGCGCTGgagagcagcagcagccaggagAGTGCCATTCGTTTTTGGACCCAGACTGCCCCGAGGCCCCAGCTGTGCTGCACTTCCCTCTGGTGGATGACTCCTTCCAGGAGTACTCGGCCCCTG GCATCCGGCGCACACCGGAGGAAAAAGCAGCGGGGGAGGTGAACCTATCTTCCTCCGACTCCCCCTACCACTACTCCAAGGTGACCTACAGCCCAGAGGACACGGACAAGCTGCTGCGCCTGACCCACTACAACATCTGCAACAACCGGGAGCAGCTGCTAAAGGCCCTGCGTGCGGCTGTGCAGCGGAGGCGGCAGCGCCACCCCCAGTGA
- the LOC121484241 gene encoding cytosolic phospholipase A2 beta-like isoform X2: MALAKVPGTCLLTVRVLQAHGLPSKDLVTPSDCYVSLWLPTASSHRLQTRTVKNCRNPIWNQSFRFRIHSQLKNVLQLQVFDQDLLTSDDPMLSVLFDVGTLQAGEFRRESFSLNPQGEERLEVEFRLQRLTDCVEQLVSNGILVARELSCLHVRLEEAGNQKQSEGRVQLVVPGSCEGSQDASVGAGSFCFHCPACWEQELGILLQDAPHEQLKVPLRALPSGQVVRLVFPTSQEPLMRVELRKEEGPRELAVRLGCGPCAEEQAFLSRRKRVVARALKQVLQLGEDLQEDEIPVVAVMATGGGIRAMVSLYGQLAGLRELGLLDCISYITGASGSTWALANLYEDPEWSQKDLAGPTESLKTQVTKSKLGVLAPSQLQRYQRELGERARLGHPACFTNLWALICEALLHDEPHNHTLSDQREALSHGQNPLPIYCALNTKEKKLSTFEFGEWCEFSPYEVGFPKYGAFIPSELFGSEFFMGRLTKRLPESRICFLEGIWSNLYAANLQDSLYWASDPSQFWDRWAQDQANLDKEQVPLLKIEEPPTGTGRIVEFFTDLLTRRPLAQATHNFLHGLHFHKDYFQHPYFSTWKATKLDGLPNQLTPAEPHLCLLDVGYLINTSFPPLLRPTRDVDLILSLDYNLQGAFQQLQLLGRWCQEQGIPFPPISPSAGEQQQPGECHSFLDPDCPEAPAVLHFPLVDDSFQEYSAPGIRRTPEEKAAGEVNLSSSDSPYHYSKVTYSPEDTDKLLRLTHYNICNNREQLLKALRAAVQRRRQRHPQ, translated from the exons ATGGCTCTG gCAAAGGTTCCTGGGACCTGCCTGCTCACCGTTCGTGTCCTACAGGCCCATGGCCTGCCCTCGAAGGACTTAG TGACCCCCTCTGACTGCTACGTAAGCCTTTGGCTGCCCACAGCCTCTAGCCACAGGCTCCAGACTCGCACAGTCAAGAACTGCAGAAATCCCATCTGGAATCAGAGCTTTCGCTTTCGAATCCATAGCCAGCTCAAG AATGTCTTACAGCTACAAGTCTTTGACCAGGACCTTCTGACCAGTGATGACCCCATGTTGTCAGTGCTGTTTGATGTGGGGACTTTGCAGGCTGGGGAGTTCCGCCGAGAGAGCTTCTCATTGAACCCTCAG GGCGAGGAGCGGCTAGAAGTTGAATTTCGGCTGCAGAGACT GACAGACTGTGTCGAGCAGCTTGTCAGCAATGGCATCCTGGTG GCCCGGGAGCTCTCCTGCTTGCACGTTCGactggaggaggcagggaacCAGAAAC AGTCAGAAGGCAGAGTTCAACTTGTGGTTCCTGGGTCCTGTGAGGGTTCACAGGATGCCTCCGTGGGTGCCGGCTCCTTCTGCTTCCATTGCCCAGCCTGCTGGGAGCAGGAGCTGGGTATTCTTCTGCAG GATGCCCCTCACGAGCAACTGAAGGTGCCCCTCAGGGCCTTGCCCTCTGGCCAAGTGGTGAGGCTTGTCTTCCCTACATCCCAG GAGCCCCTGATGAGGGTGGAGCTGAGGAAAGAAGAAGG ACCGAGGGAGCTGGCTGTGCGTCTAGGCTGCGGACCGTGTGCCGAGGAGCAGGCCTTCCTGAGCCGGAGGAAGCGGGTGGTGGCCAGAGCCCTGAAGCAGGTCCTGCAGCTGGGTGAAGACCTGCAGGAGGACGAG ATTCCAGTGGTGGCAGTTATGGCCACTGGCGGTGGGATCCGGGCGATGGTTTCCCTCTATGGACAGCTGGCTGGACTGAGGGAGCTGGGTCTCTTGGATTGCATCTCCTATATCACAGGGGCCTCAGGCTCCACCTG GGCTTTGGCCAACCTCTACGAGGACCCGGAATGGTCTCAGAAGGACCTGGCAGGGCCGACCGAGTCACTGAAGACACAGGTGACCAAGAGCAAGTTGGGTGTACTCGCTCCCAGCCAGCTGCAGCGGTACCAGCGGGAGCTGGGGGAGCGTGCCCGCCTGGGCCACCCGGCCTGCTTCACCAACCTGTGGGCCCTCATCTGCGAGGCACTGCTGCACGATGAG CCCCATAACCACACACTCTCAGACCAGCGAGAGGCCCTGAGTCACGGCCAGAACCCTCTGCCCATCTACTGTGCCCTTAATACCAAGGAGAAGAAGCTGAGCACCTTTGAATTTGGAG AGTGGTGTGAGTTCTCCCCCTATGAGGTTGGCTTTCCCAAGTATGGTGCCTTCATCCCCTCTGAGCTCTTCGGCTCTGAGTTCTTCATGGGGCGCCTGACCAAGCGGCTTCCTGAGTCCCGAATCTGCTTCCTCGAAG GTATCTGGAGCAACCTATATGCAGCCAACCTCCAGGATAGTTTATACTGGGCCTCAGACCCCAGTCAGTTCTGGGACCGCTGGGCACAGGATCAGGCCAACCTGG ACAAGGAGCAGGTCCCTCTTCTAAAGATAGAAGAGCCTCCCACTGGGACTGGCAGGATTGTTGAGTTTTTCACTGACCTTCTGACGCGGCGCCCACTGGCCCAGGCCACCCACAATTTCCTGCATGGCCTCCATTTCCACAAGGATTACTTCCAACATCCTTACTTCTCTACCTGGAAAG CCACCAAACTGGATGGGCTCCCCAACCAGCTGACACCTGCAGAGCCCCACCTTTGCCTGCTGGATGTTGGCTACCTTATCAACACCAGCTTCCCGCCCCTTCTGCGGCCCACACGGGACGTGGACCTCATCCTGTCGCTGGATTACAACCTCCAAGGAGCCTTTCAG CAACTTCAGCTCCTGGGCCGGTGGTGCCAGGAGCAGGGCATCCCGTTCCCGCCCATCTCACCCAGCGCTGgagagcagcagcagccaggagAGTGCCATTCGTTTTTGGACCCAGACTGCCCCGAGGCCCCAGCTGTGCTGCACTTCCCTCTGGTGGATGACTCCTTCCAGGAGTACTCGGCCCCTG GCATCCGGCGCACACCGGAGGAAAAAGCAGCGGGGGAGGTGAACCTATCTTCCTCCGACTCCCCCTACCACTACTCCAAGGTGACCTACAGCCCAGAGGACACGGACAAGCTGCTGCGCCTGACCCACTACAACATCTGCAACAACCGGGAGCAGCTGCTAAAGGCCCTGCGTGCGGCTGTGCAGCGGAGGCGGCAGCGCCACCCCCAGTGA